One Acidobacteriota bacterium genomic window, ATTAGGAAAATTAACCACCGCGCACGGGGTCATTGAAACGCCGGTTTTTATGCCCGTGGGTACTCAGGGCACCGTGAAAGCTTTGACCCAGGAGATGCTTGAAACGCTTGGAGCGAGGATAATTTTAGGCAATACCTATCATCTGTTTTTAAGACCGACGCATACCCTGGTCAATGAACTCGGCGGACTCCACAAATTCATTTCCTGGGAACGCGCCATTTTAACCGATAGCGGCGGGTTTCAGGTTTTCAGTCTCAGTCCGCTTCGTAAACTCACCGAAGAAGGCGTACAGTTTCAATCGCACATCGATGGGCTTCGCCATTTTTTATCGCCGGAAAAATCTATGGAGATTCAAGCGGCTCTCGGCTCGGACATCGTGATGTGTCTGGATGAATGCACCCCTTACCCGGCGACTCGTGAACAGGCGAAGGAATCTTTGGAACTGACGACTCGTTGGGCGCGTCGGTCAAAGGATTATTTGAAGAAACTTCATGAAGACCGTAAGGAAAGCGCGAGCCTCGGCATCAAAATCGTCAATCCAACCCAGGCGCTTTTTGGCATCATTCAAGGCAGCATGTTTTTTGATTTACGCGAACAGAGTTTGAATGAACTACTGGAAGTTGATTTTGATGGCATGGCGATTGGCGGACTGTCAGTTGGCGAAGATAAACAAATCATGTACTCGGTCATCGAACACCTTACGCCTAAGATACCCGAAACCAAGCCGCGTTATTTGATGGGCGTTGGCACACCCGAAGATATTGTCGAAGCGGTCGCTCAGGGCATTGATATGTTCGATTGCGTCATGCCCACGCGCAATGCCCGCAATGGCAATCTGTTTACCAGCCGGGGGCGCATCAATATTAAAAATGCGCGTTATAAAACCGATGACCGTCCTCTGGATGAAACTTGTTCGTGTCCAACTTGCGGGCGGTATTCAAGAGCTTACATCAGACATTTGTATATGAGTGGCGAGATCTTGGCGGCGATTTTATGTTCGGCGCATAACATCAGCTTCTACCTTGACACTATGCGAAGGATAAGGCAAGCTATCTCGCTTGGTGCTTTCAACGAGTTCCACTCTACATTCATAGAAGAACTTTCTCGCGGAATGGAATAACCAAAACACCATTGAAAGTTAAAAAAATAACCATCGCGAGTTGACCTCTCAGGCGGAAAGTGCTGAAAATTTCAACATAATGAACACAGACACCATCTCAAGTATTCTATTGCTCATTCAACAAGGGGGCGGAGGATTTGGGTCATTACTCGTCAGCCTCTGGCCGATGTTATTGATTTTCGGTATCTTCTATTTCCTGCTCATTCGTCCACAACAGAAACGGCAACGACAAATGCAAGCTGACCGTGATCAAATGCTCTCGTCATTGAAAGCCGGGGACAAGGTCATCACCAGTGGTGGCATTTACGGGACGATTGTTACGGTTCGCGAAAAAGAGGATGTGATTTTACTGAGAATCGCCCAATCGGTTTCTATTGAAATTCAACGCGGCTCAATCGCCGGTCTGCAAGGCAGCGAAACCAAAGAAACTGAGACCGCAAAGCAATAAGTAAGGTATTGTTGTTATGGCACAAAAAATTCGCACAAGATTGATCGTCATTGTTTTAGTAACATTAGCCAGTCTATACATGGTTTTCCTACCCCATAATCGTCGTCCGGGGGTAAAAGATTTCACCAGTTGGGCGCAGGTAAAAGAAAACCTGCAAAACAATATTCGCTTGGGACTGGACCTCAGAGGCGGTAGCCATCTGGTCATGCAGGTTCAAACCGATGATGTTATCAAGGGCATCACCAATAAAAATGCTGATGTCGCCAAAGCCAAATTGACTGAAAAAGGCTGGCCCTTTAATAGCTTAGAGGCAACCGCGGTAGATACTATCACGGTCACCGTGCCCGATACCGCCAAGAATGCTGACATCATTAATGAACTTGAGCAGGATTTCAATAACAACACACCCGAAGGAAGGGGTTGGTCAGCCAGTGAAAAAGGCAATGCCATCGCTTTTTCATTGGATGGTTCGGTGCAAAATCTCGAACGTGACCGCGCCACCGAACTCGCCAAACAGATTATCGAAAATCGCGTCAACGCCTTTGGCGTGACCGAACCGACCATTCAACGACATGGCGGAGAAGGCAGTTATCAAATCCTGATTCAGATGCCGGGTATCGATGACCCGGAGCGCGTCAAAAATACCTTGAATGCCGATTCCAATCTTGAATTGCGACTGGTCGTCAAAGGCTCGCAGATTCCCTATCCAACCAAAGAGGCTGCTGAGGCGGCAGCCAAGAGCTTAAATGGCGAAGTTTTCCAATACCGTGAACGCAACGAAGGCGGAACCTCGCAGGAAGGTTGGGTGGTTCTGGACAAATCGCCCGTGGTCACAGGTCTGGATATGCGCGATGCCCGCGCCATTCAAAGCCAGTATAATAGTTCAAATTATGAGATTGATTTTTCCCTGACGCCGGGCGGCGCGACTCGTTTCGGTAAAGCCACCGGTGAACACGTCGGCGACCAACTGGCGATTGTTTTGAATAACGAAGTCAAATCTGCGCCGCGCATCAATTCTCAAATTAATGACCGTGGACAAATCACCGGCAGTTTCACCAAACGCTCGGCAGAAGATTTGGCTCTGGTTTTAAAATCCGGGGCGCTTCCCGCAAAAGCGGTGTACGTTGAAGAGCGAACCGTTGGTCCGTCACTTGGCGCAGACTCGATTAAACAGGGCGTGACCGCATCCGTTGTCGGTCTCTTGATGGTTATCGTGTTCATGCTGTTTTACTATCGCGGTTCGGGCATCAATGCGGTATTGGCATTGGCGCTCAACCTGATTCTTTTGCTTGGAGCATTGGTAATTTTCGGGGCGACCCTGACCCTGCCCGGCATTGCCGGAATCATCTTGTTGATTGGTATGGCAGTAGACTCCAACGTCCTTATTTTTGAGCGCATTCGCGAAGAGTTGCGTAACGGCAAGATTGTCAGTTCGGCTGTAGATGTGGGCTTTAATAAAGCCTTTTTAACCATTATTGACACACACGTCACGACCATCGTTTCCTGTGTATTTCTTTTCGTATTCGGAACCGGACCGATTCGCGGATTTGCGGTAACTCTGGTTGCCGGGTTGCTGGCTAACCTGTTTACGGCGGTGTTTGTTTCCCGAACCATTTATATGTGGATACTCAGCCGCAAAGCGCGGGTTGAATCGCTCAGCATATAATTGCGCGCCACGTCCGCCGGTTGGGCGATTTGGTTGGCACCATCAATAAATTTATAAGCTTGGATTTATACTATGGTAGAACTATTTAGAGAACCTCAGATTGATTGGATTAAATCGAAAAAAGCATTTATCAGCGTCACCATTTTGCTGATGATTATTGGCGCGCTTTCCGTGCAATTTCGCGGCTTCAAACTCGGCGTTGATTTTTCCGGCGGCACATTGATGACCGTGCGCTTTAAAGAAGTGCCCTCGCTTAATCAAATTCGCTCGGTTCTTGGTGAAGCCGGTATTAATACAACAAGCGTGGTTTTACAACCGATTACCAACCGCCCTAACGAATTGATTATTCGCACCCCGCAATCCGAAAAGGGTGAAGCAGAACGGCGAGTGGATGAGGACAAACGAACCATCATTCGCGCGTTGCAAAAACTCAACCCCGCCGGTGGTGATATTGCGCTTGGCAAAGCCAACATCAATACGATTGACGCAGAGGGTATCGAACAGGAACTCAGACAAAACGACCCGCTCGGGATTAAAAACCAGTTTTTTGGCAGCACACATCCCTATCGCCAGGTCGGCGATCAGATTGTCGGGGCTCGCGATAGCCAACTCAAAGGATTCGCGCCGGACATGAACTTTGTTCAGGCGCTCACCTTAACGGCTCAGAATTATCCTGAATTTGACCAGAACAAAGTAAAAGCCGAAATTAACAATCGTTTCTTTGCAGGAAAAATCGATTTAAATCTCATCAGCACCGGCGAAATTGAAAGCGCCTTGATTCGCATTAATCCGCTAAACAATAATGATGTCAACGCCTACAGCGCGGCGGCAAAAGCCATTACCAAATACCGCACAGACCGCAGCGGGGTAATCAACAGCCTCGAAGAAATTCAAACTCAGGATGTGTCAGCCGATTTACTGGCGAAGATGGCACCATACTTCACCACCGGCGGTTGGTCAGTGGTATCGGCAGACATCGTTGGGCCACAGGTTGGCGCGGATTTACAAAGTCGCGCGATTTATGTCACGCTTGCGGCGCTTGCCGGAATGTTGATTTACATCGCGTTTCGCTTTGAATGGATTTATGGTGTGGCAGCGGTGCTGGCGGTTTTTCACGATGTGATGATCACCCTCGGACTTTTCAGTCTCTTTGGCTGGGATATTGACCTCACAGTCGTAGCCGCCTTGCTCACCCTGGTTGGTTACTCAATGAATGATACGATTGTTATCTTTGACCGTATTCGTGAAAACCTGAGAGTAAGAAGGCGTGAGAGCCTCGCTCAAATTACCAACGATGCGATTAACCAGACGCTTTCACGAACGATCATCACTTCCGGCTTAACCTTTCTCTCGGTGGTTGCCATCGTGATTTTTGGTGGTGATGTGCTGCGAGGATTTGGCTTGGCGCTAACCATCGGCATTATCATCGGCACCTATTCATCAATCGCCGTTGCCAGCCCGATTATGCTCTGGTGGGAATACTATACCAACCGAAGCAAACAAGCAGCGGCGGCGAGTTCGCGAGCTGCACGGGCGATTTAAGGGTTGAAAAGATTTTGTGTTGTGAGGAATCGGTAATCCTGACCGACACCCGGTGTGAGAATGAATTAGTTGTAAAATTCCTTCCTGCACTTTAACGACGATAAAAATCAGGATAGTATTGAACGGTGTATTTGTTGTAGTGGTTGAATAGGCATATAAGCTTATTAGCCCCTTGACCACAGAGGAAAGCTTTCTCAAAGGCAGGTGTCTATAAGCGCATGGATGTCACATCCATTGAGCCGCATCATTCTCCATCTACAAACCTGAATGAAGTTTTCGCCTTGACGGAGCAAATTTCTTTTTCAGATGCACTTTTTCTGAATTTGCGACCTCAGAACAGGCGGTTTTCATCAGTGGAATCAAACTGGTTAAGCAAAAATTCAAGCTCGATATTCCGTTGTCTTTAATTAGAACGAAGAAAATTTTTGAGCCATTTTTTAGCCCGGACGAAAATAAAAAAACGAGATTCAATTGATTAATTTTTAATCGTTGGAACAAACCGCGCAAACGCGGTGTCTAAAGGCTTGGAAGCTCAAAATCATCTTGACTTGATGGGAAGGCGAGTAGTAGACTCTGCCCGTTTTTTCAACCAGACTTTAGGCAAAAAGCTTCTCAGCAAAATTGAAACAGGAAAAGCTAAAGTTTTTTTGCTTTACAGCCGCCTTTGTCTCTTAGGCGGTGGAGAGTCTTGGCAGGTTTTAATCAGATCGTGACCGCTCAGCCCCTAAGTTAATTCGCCCGAATTGACTTGGCAGACTGACCCGTCCATCTAAAAAGCTGCTGTTCATCCCATCGCCAATTATTCGGAGGTAATATCCAATGTTCGATAACTTAGTCGAATCGTCAACTGTCAAAAAGAAATCCAATCGCGGGAGTTTCTTTATGATTACTGCGGTACTTTGGGTTGTCTTATTTACCAGCGCCATTGTTTATGGTGTCTGGAAGTTCGACGCAAGACTCAATGAGCAGTTCGAGCAGTTGACCTTACTTGCGCCACCACCGCCACCACCGCCGCCACCACCGCCACCGCCACCGTCAGCCGCACCGGTAAAGGTAACCAAGGTTGAAGCGCCGGTCGGTTTCGTTGCGGCGAAAGAACCGCCTAAAGAAATTAAACCGCCATCAAAAACCCCGCCCAGCATTCCCCGCACCGGTGGAGTCGTTGGAGGTGTTGAAGGCGGCGTTCCGGGCGGCGTTCCGGGCGGCGTTCCGGGCGGCGTTCCCGGTGGAGTAGTAGGCGGCGTTCCCGGTGGAAGGGGTGCCGATGAACCACCGCCACCGCCACCGCCACCAAAAGAGGAGCCAAAACCTGAACCCCCGAAAATTGTTCGTAAATCGGGTGGTGTTTTAACCGGTTCGGCAACTCGTCGCGTGGAACCGACCTATCCACCGCTTGCCAAAGCGGCCCGCGTCAGCGGTGCTGTCGTGGTTGAAGTAACCATCGATGAAGCCGGTAATGTGATCGCCGCAAGAGCCTTGTCGGGACACCCGTTGCTTAAAGATGCGGCAACCGCCGCCGCGCGTGGTTGGAAGTTCACCCCGACCCAACTGAGCGGTCAGCCCGTGAAGGTCATCGGTACGATTACTTTCAACTTTAACCTTTAATTTTAATTTCGAGCCGCCACTGACCAACTGGCGGCTCACGAACTAACATTTTAAGTTACTAAACTGATTTGGAGGGTTTCAACCAATGTTACTATCGAATTTATGGCTTGCAGCAAACAAGCTCGCGTTCTTTGCTTTGTTACAAGAAAAAGGTGGTGAGGCTTCAGGAACAGAAGACTTTTCACTCTTAGGTATGATCCGCAAGATGGAATGGCCGGCGATTCTGGTCGCTATCGTCTTGATGATTATGAGTATCTACTCAATCGCCATCATGGTTGAGCGTTGGCTCACCTACAATGCTGCGAAAAATCAATCCCGTCAATTCGCTCCGAAAGTCGCTCAAGCGCTTCGCGAAAATCGTATTGATGAAGCGATTGCGATTTCTGACCGTCACAAAAAATCGCATCTGGCGATGGTGGTCAATGCCGGATTACAGGAATTCCAGGCGCATCAAGGCGGTTCGGATATCTCCGGTTCGACAATGGAAGCCGCGCGCCGCGCTTTGCAACGTTCGACCGCTTTAAAATCGGCTGAATTGAAACGCGGCCTTTCAGGTCTTGCAACCATCGGTTCTACGGCTCCGTTCGTCGGTTTGCTCGGCACGGTTATCGGCATCATCTCGGCGTTTCAGGGTATGAAATCCGCAGAAGGAACCGGTATCTCGGCAGTCGCCGGTGGTATTTCGGAAGCCCTGGTTGAAACCGCATTCGGTTTGCTCGTGGCAATTCCTGCGGTGTGGGCGTTTAACTATTTCCAGAACAAGGTTGAATCCTTCAATATCGAAATGGACAACTCCTCTTCGGAATTGATCGACTATTTCATCAAACGCAGCAGCGATAAGAAGTAGTCTGGCGATTGCTTAATCGTTTCTCGATATTTTCTATTGGCTTAGCGGGAATGCCGCGCTTTGAATTGCGCGGCGCGGCAATTCTCAAAACGGAGGAATTAGTATGGGCATGGCAGTAGGCAGCGGAGACAGTGGTCTGGTTGCCGATATTAATGTCACACCACTGGTAGACGTGATGCTCGTGTTGCTGATTATCTTTATGGTCGTCGCACCGTTGTTGCAATCCGGCGTCAGCGTCGCCTTACCGAAATCGAAAAACCCCGAACCTGACCCGAATATCATCAAAGAGACTTCGGCGGTCGTGGCGCTTCCGGGGGAAAATCAATTTTATATCGGCAAAGACCCGGTTCGTCAGGAAGATATTCCGACAAAAATTAAGAATATCCTGAAAGACAAGCCTGCAAACGAACAGATTGTTTATGTCAAGAGCGGCAAAAATGTTAAATATGGAACGGTTGTCGAAGTCATCGACAAAATTCGTGAAGCAGGATTTGACCGCATCGGACTGGTCGCCGAAAAAGAGAAAGACAAAGGTGCAGGAGGCGGCACTCAATAATTTGAGGGTTCGTTCTTTACCTGAAAGCGTTTCCTCGCGGACGCCCACCAAGCGTCCGCCATTGACAAAAATTTAGGAGGCTGTTGCGAATTACTCAGGTAATTTAGCGACGAGAAATTAAAGATGGCACACGGAGAACAAGAAGACGTCATTGCTAGTAAGAAAGTTGGATTAGCACCACCAAACATTAACGTAACACCGCTGATCGACGTGTTGCTCGTGCTGATTATCATCTTCATGGTCATTCAACCCCGCAAAGAAGCGCAGTTTGAATCGAACATTCCGCAAAAACCGGATACCACAGAAAATTCGCCAGTTCCACCATCCGATTTGTTGATGGTCGAGGTTGATTTATCGGGAAGCGGATTAGACCAGAACGTTAAGCTTAATTCCAAGCCGATGACCTTGATTGAACTGGGCACGACCTTACAATCACTGCTTGAGCAACGCCCTGATAAGACGGTATTCATCAAGGGTCCCAAAGATAAACAATATGGTGATGTGGTCAATGTCATTGACACCATCAAAGGAGCCGGTGCCGAACGTATCGGACTCCAGATTGACTTTTTACAATAACGCATAGGAGGAAACTGTCGTGGAGAGGAAACGTAATCTCAAACTCCTACCTCTATTTATCGGTATACTCGCACTGATGATGACGACCCAAGGGTGTGGCGTCATCAATAAACTGCGAGCCAAAGATAAACTCAATCAAGGGGTTCGTGAATTTAATAAAGGCAAGTACGATACCGCCCAGCAATTTTTTGCTCAGGCTTTAGAGTTGTCGCCTGAGATGGCAAATGCGCAACTGTTTTTTGCCAGAGCATTGAATGCCCAGTTTGATCAAAATCTAACCGAAAAATTGGGTGAAGAGACCATTCAAGCTTACGAAAACATTCTCAAGAACCCGGAAATCGAACCCAAATCCATCGATACGGCGCTCGCCCTGCAAGCCAACGTCTACAAACAACTTTCGCAGATTAGCGATGCCAAATCTGAAGAGTATAAAAACTTGCAGCACAAAACGTTGATAAAACGCGCCGAATTGCCCAGCGCGTCTACGCAATCAAAGGCGGATGTGTATTACACGCTCGGAGTTGATATGTGGAAAGCTTCCTATGATATCGGCTATCCCTATGTCAGCAAAAAACAACCGATTCCGCCCGATGTGCAAAATAAAATGAAGCCGGTTATTCAACAGGCTCACGAGTATTTGCAAAAAGCCATCTCGGTTGACCCCAATTACGCCAACGCCTATTTCTATGAAAAATTGGTCTATATCGAAGACACCAAAGTCAACGATGCATCAAAACTACCTGATTTCCTGAAAAAGCAGGAAGATAGTCAGAAGATGTATATGAAGATTCAGGAACAGCAGAAAGCCAAGGCGGCGAGCGAAGGAACCGCCGAAGCCGGTCAACCAAAATAAGGAATTTTCACTCCTATGCATTTTCAAGGTGACTCCTAAACGAGTCACCTTTTTCTTTTTTTCCAATAAAATGGAATAAATTTTTCCGGGTAAATGCGTTGGCTTGCTTCTTAAAAATTTTCCCTTAAACTAAAAAGATATACTTAACAGGCAATTATGATTCGCTTTGAGAGCATCATCGAAAAGGTTAAGAAAAACCACCCGAATGCCGACGAGGATTTACTGCGCCGCGCCTACCTCTTCTCTGCCCGACAACATCGCGGGCAAATCCGCAAATCGGGCGAACCCTATTTAATTCATCCTCTCGAAGTCGCAAACATCATCGCCGACCTGAAACTTGATCCGATATGTGTGGTGACCGGATTGCTCCATGACGTGGTCGAAGATACCGGAACCCCGATTGAAGAAATCGAAGCTTATTTCGGGAAAGAGGTGTCGCATCTGGTTGATGGGCTAACGAAAATTTCCAAATTAAAACAGGCTTCGCCGGAAGAGCGACAGGCGCAAAGCATCCGTAAAATGCTGCTTGCAATGGTCGATGATGTCCGGGTGATTCTGGTTAAACTGGCAGACCGTTTGCACAATATGCGAACCCTTGAACACCTTCGCAGTGATAAACAAAAACGGGTCGCTCAGGAAACCCTCGATGTCTACGCCCCCATTGCTCACCGCCTGGGAATGAGTAAGGTGAGAGGCGAACTCGAAGACCTGGCTTTTAAATATCTCGAACCTGAAGAGTATAGAAAACTCAAAGAATCGGTAGAAAATCGCCGAACCCGACTGGAAGCTTACCTTGATAGTGTGAAAAGTCGGATGACCAAGATGCTCAAGGATGCCGATAT contains:
- the tgt gene encoding tRNA guanosine(34) transglycosylase Tgt, with the translated sequence MTTPFSFEVIQKDKTTRARLGKLTTAHGVIETPVFMPVGTQGTVKALTQEMLETLGARIILGNTYHLFLRPTHTLVNELGGLHKFISWERAILTDSGGFQVFSLSPLRKLTEEGVQFQSHIDGLRHFLSPEKSMEIQAALGSDIVMCLDECTPYPATREQAKESLELTTRWARRSKDYLKKLHEDRKESASLGIKIVNPTQALFGIIQGSMFFDLREQSLNELLEVDFDGMAIGGLSVGEDKQIMYSVIEHLTPKIPETKPRYLMGVGTPEDIVEAVAQGIDMFDCVMPTRNARNGNLFTSRGRINIKNARYKTDDRPLDETCSCPTCGRYSRAYIRHLYMSGEILAAILCSAHNISFYLDTMRRIRQAISLGAFNEFHSTFIEELSRGME
- the yajC gene encoding preprotein translocase subunit YajC; the encoded protein is MNTDTISSILLLIQQGGGGFGSLLVSLWPMLLIFGIFYFLLIRPQQKRQRQMQADRDQMLSSLKAGDKVITSGGIYGTIVTVREKEDVILLRIAQSVSIEIQRGSIAGLQGSETKETETAKQ
- the secD gene encoding protein translocase subunit SecD, whose amino-acid sequence is MAQKIRTRLIVIVLVTLASLYMVFLPHNRRPGVKDFTSWAQVKENLQNNIRLGLDLRGGSHLVMQVQTDDVIKGITNKNADVAKAKLTEKGWPFNSLEATAVDTITVTVPDTAKNADIINELEQDFNNNTPEGRGWSASEKGNAIAFSLDGSVQNLERDRATELAKQIIENRVNAFGVTEPTIQRHGGEGSYQILIQMPGIDDPERVKNTLNADSNLELRLVVKGSQIPYPTKEAAEAAAKSLNGEVFQYRERNEGGTSQEGWVVLDKSPVVTGLDMRDARAIQSQYNSSNYEIDFSLTPGGATRFGKATGEHVGDQLAIVLNNEVKSAPRINSQINDRGQITGSFTKRSAEDLALVLKSGALPAKAVYVEERTVGPSLGADSIKQGVTASVVGLLMVIVFMLFYYRGSGINAVLALALNLILLLGALVIFGATLTLPGIAGIILLIGMAVDSNVLIFERIREELRNGKIVSSAVDVGFNKAFLTIIDTHVTTIVSCVFLFVFGTGPIRGFAVTLVAGLLANLFTAVFVSRTIYMWILSRKARVESLSI
- the secF gene encoding protein translocase subunit SecF produces the protein MVELFREPQIDWIKSKKAFISVTILLMIIGALSVQFRGFKLGVDFSGGTLMTVRFKEVPSLNQIRSVLGEAGINTTSVVLQPITNRPNELIIRTPQSEKGEAERRVDEDKRTIIRALQKLNPAGGDIALGKANINTIDAEGIEQELRQNDPLGIKNQFFGSTHPYRQVGDQIVGARDSQLKGFAPDMNFVQALTLTAQNYPEFDQNKVKAEINNRFFAGKIDLNLISTGEIESALIRINPLNNNDVNAYSAAAKAITKYRTDRSGVINSLEEIQTQDVSADLLAKMAPYFTTGGWSVVSADIVGPQVGADLQSRAIYVTLAALAGMLIYIAFRFEWIYGVAAVLAVFHDVMITLGLFSLFGWDIDLTVVAALLTLVGYSMNDTIVIFDRIRENLRVRRRESLAQITNDAINQTLSRTIITSGLTFLSVVAIVIFGGDVLRGFGLALTIGIIIGTYSSIAVASPIMLWWEYYTNRSKQAAAASSRAARAI
- a CDS encoding TonB family protein, whose amino-acid sequence is MFDNLVESSTVKKKSNRGSFFMITAVLWVVLFTSAIVYGVWKFDARLNEQFEQLTLLAPPPPPPPPPPPPPPSAAPVKVTKVEAPVGFVAAKEPPKEIKPPSKTPPSIPRTGGVVGGVEGGVPGGVPGGVPGGVPGGVVGGVPGGRGADEPPPPPPPPKEEPKPEPPKIVRKSGGVLTGSATRRVEPTYPPLAKAARVSGAVVVEVTIDEAGNVIAARALSGHPLLKDAATAAARGWKFTPTQLSGQPVKVIGTITFNFNL
- a CDS encoding MotA/TolQ/ExbB proton channel family protein; its protein translation is MEWPAILVAIVLMIMSIYSIAIMVERWLTYNAAKNQSRQFAPKVAQALRENRIDEAIAISDRHKKSHLAMVVNAGLQEFQAHQGGSDISGSTMEAARRALQRSTALKSAELKRGLSGLATIGSTAPFVGLLGTVIGIISAFQGMKSAEGTGISAVAGGISEALVETAFGLLVAIPAVWAFNYFQNKVESFNIEMDNSSSELIDYFIKRSSDKK
- a CDS encoding biopolymer transporter ExbD, encoding MGMAVGSGDSGLVADINVTPLVDVMLVLLIIFMVVAPLLQSGVSVALPKSKNPEPDPNIIKETSAVVALPGENQFYIGKDPVRQEDIPTKIKNILKDKPANEQIVYVKSGKNVKYGTVVEVIDKIREAGFDRIGLVAEKEKDKGAGGGTQ
- a CDS encoding biopolymer transporter ExbD; protein product: MAHGEQEDVIASKKVGLAPPNINVTPLIDVLLVLIIIFMVIQPRKEAQFESNIPQKPDTTENSPVPPSDLLMVEVDLSGSGLDQNVKLNSKPMTLIELGTTLQSLLEQRPDKTVFIKGPKDKQYGDVVNVIDTIKGAGAERIGLQIDFLQ